In Vagococcus hydrophili, one DNA window encodes the following:
- a CDS encoding sugar O-acetyltransferase, which produces MRTEKQKMLQEDLYIAGDAELRRDVKKSRQLTRLFNQTTEEQIDYRSELLKELFQETGENIYMEPPFRCDYGSNISIGNNFYANFDCCFLDVARISIGENVMFGPKVNLLTPSHPLDAEVRNSGLEFGKEIKIGNNVWLGGNVTVNPGVTVGNNTVIGSGSVVTKNIPDNVVAAGNPCKVIRPIGEEDRIYWENKQKAYWEEVEND; this is translated from the coding sequence ATGCGTACGGAAAAACAAAAAATGCTTCAAGAAGATTTATATATAGCAGGAGATGCTGAACTAAGAAGAGATGTAAAAAAAAGTCGACAGTTAACCCGCTTATTCAATCAAACAACAGAAGAACAAATTGATTATCGGAGTGAGTTGTTAAAAGAGTTATTCCAAGAAACCGGAGAGAATATCTATATGGAACCGCCATTTAGATGTGATTATGGCTCGAATATTTCAATTGGTAATAATTTTTATGCTAATTTTGATTGTTGTTTCTTGGATGTAGCGAGAATTTCAATTGGTGAAAATGTTATGTTTGGACCTAAAGTTAACTTATTAACACCAAGCCATCCACTAGATGCAGAGGTTAGAAATTCAGGACTGGAATTTGGGAAAGAAATCAAAATTGGCAATAATGTTTGGCTAGGTGGCAACGTGACAGTAAATCCAGGTGTAACCGTTGGAAATAACACCGTCATCGGATCAGGTTCCGTAGTAACAAAAAATATTCCTGATAATGTGGTTGCAGCAGGAAATCCTTGTAAAGTGATTCGCCCAATTGGGGAAGAAGATAGAATTTATTGGGAAAACAAACAAAAAGCATACTGGGAGGAAGTTGAGAATGATTAG
- a CDS encoding Cof-type HAD-IIB family hydrolase, with the protein MIRLVAVDMDGTFLSSTKDYNRERFAKIYKEMKERDIKFVVASGNQYYQLKSFFPEIAEEISFVAENGALVISEEEEMFCGRMSDDLVQDVIAFIKEHPEVFMILCGRKSAYTSEKEPEELIALGRSYYHRLEVVEEITNSIEDVFFKVATNVPVDETTHFLEFFNERFSGRLEAVSSGHGDIDLIIPGLHKANGLRILQEKWGVRSDEMVAFGDGGNDLEMLRHVKYSYAMENGSKESKEAASHIAPNNDEEGVLEILEQLLEIK; encoded by the coding sequence ATGATTAGATTAGTTGCAGTTGATATGGATGGAACTTTTTTATCATCTACAAAGGATTACAACCGAGAACGATTTGCTAAAATTTATAAAGAAATGAAAGAGCGAGATATTAAGTTTGTTGTAGCAAGCGGCAACCAGTACTATCAATTAAAGTCGTTTTTCCCTGAAATAGCTGAAGAAATATCCTTTGTTGCAGAAAATGGGGCGCTTGTTATTAGTGAAGAGGAAGAAATGTTTTGTGGTCGTATGTCAGATGATTTAGTTCAGGACGTTATCGCTTTTATTAAAGAGCATCCAGAAGTGTTTATGATCTTGTGCGGGCGAAAAAGTGCTTATACAAGTGAGAAAGAACCAGAAGAGCTAATCGCTTTAGGTCGATCGTATTATCATCGTTTAGAAGTTGTGGAAGAAATAACGAATAGTATTGAAGATGTATTCTTTAAAGTGGCCACCAATGTGCCAGTAGATGAAACAACTCATTTTTTAGAGTTCTTTAATGAAAGATTTAGTGGCAGATTAGAAGCAGTTTCTAGCGGTCACGGAGATATCGATTTGATTATTCCAGGCCTTCACAAAGCTAACGGTCTGCGAATACTCCAAGAAAAATGGGGAGTTCGGTCAGATGAAATGGTTGCTTTTGGAGATGGTGGCAATGATTTAGAGATGCTTCGTCACGTTAAATATAGCTATGCTATGGAAAATGGAAGTAAAGAATCTAAAGAAGCAGCTTCTCATATAGCGCCAAATAATGATGAAGAAGGAGTATTAGAAATACTAGAGCAATTACTAGAAATTAAATAA
- a CDS encoding helicase: protein METMELIIGGLSKKETLVQLYDKKIKMNPLAETYINDTRFKVTETPRKIQIIMLSVAELGLTKGANLSTIYKQAAEKGLLLCPEDTGIYLRMGNRYEKNSHGLVSKGKAPDDSLTVATKNITSDIHFPKGLYLRKIEGDLWLRGYICDDEHLFSSEDRFVFCKK, encoded by the coding sequence ATGGAAACTATGGAATTAATTATCGGTGGATTAAGTAAAAAAGAAACGTTAGTCCAGTTGTATGATAAAAAAATTAAAATGAACCCACTAGCAGAAACGTACATCAATGACACTCGGTTTAAAGTAACTGAAACGCCTAGAAAAATTCAAATTATCATGTTGTCTGTAGCAGAGTTAGGATTAACTAAAGGAGCTAATTTATCGACAATTTATAAACAAGCAGCCGAGAAAGGGTTGTTATTGTGTCCAGAAGATACTGGGATATATTTAAGAATGGGGAATAGATATGAAAAAAATAGTCATGGGCTAGTGTCGAAAGGTAAAGCCCCCGACGATTCTCTAACAGTAGCTACAAAAAATATTACTTCAGACATTCATTTTCCTAAAGGCTTATATTTAAGGAAAATAGAAGGCGATTTGTGGTTGCGAGGTTACATATGTGATGATGAGCATTTATTTTCAAGTGAAGATCGTTTTGTTTTTTGTAAAAAATAA